The Bacteroides ovatus genomic interval TAAGCAGGCCCTCCGATGAACGAATCCTTTCCGCGTATTTTGTATAATTGTCCCAAAGTAGACTCTATGAAAGCACTCGAAGCCCCTAACAGTGCGATGACCCACATCCAGAAAATAGCTCCGGGACCTCCGATGGCAATGGCAGTAGCCACTCCCGCAAGATTCCCCGTACCCACACGGCTGGCGATAGAAATAGCGAATGCCTGAAAAGAAGATACATGTTTCTCTCCCTGTTTTCCTTTGCCGGCGGATTCGCTTAACAGCACGATCATTTCCCGGATCATGCGAAATTGTACAAAGCGTGTCCGTATGCTGAACCAGACAGCACATCCTAATAACATAATAATTAGAATATACGTCCAAAGTATGTCATTAATCTCGTTGATAAAAGTCATAGTTAAGTATTAAGTATAAAGCATTGTTTGTGGTTATTCGTCTTTTATTCGGAAGTAAAATTTATGATTTTCGAATACAGGTTCCACAATATCATAACGAACAAATTTGGCGAGCAGATGTTCAGCGGCACGTCGTGAAAGTCCGGTTTGTCGACAGTAACGGTTGAGTGAGAGTAAAGTTCCGTGCTCCAGTTGATCGAGCAGGAGCTGTTCACGTTCGGTGTAGCGGATGAGTTCTCCACGGGGGCTATCGCTCTGTTGCCATACACGGAGATGTATGGGAGTTGCCAGAATATTTTCGTCCTTGATGCGGAGATAGGCTAGGGGCTTTCCGGTTTCGTCCTTGACGTAAACCGGTTTATGTGGAGTCTCTTCGATGGTTGCCACTAACACTTGCCGTCCTTCCACTATGTATGTTTGCAGAGAATATTCCACTTCCGGCACGCAATAAAGTTGTGCGGCGGCTTCAATCATATATTTTTCTTCTTCGGAGCGTACTCCTGCGATTTTACCATTGTCTTTAACGCCAATAAGTAATCGTCCTCCGTTCGTGTTGGCAAAAGCCGAAAGTGTTTTGGCTATTTTGCGTGCGTCGGAAATTTCGAATTTAAAGTCCTGTTGCTGGTGCTCTCCTTCAGCAATCAGTGCATGTATATAATCGGTATCTGTAAGCAGTTTCATGGCTACAAAGGTAGGTAAAAAAGGTAAAAAGCCCCTTTTTTAGATATTTTTCGAAGATTATTTCAAAAAAAATATTGATTTTATGCTTTTATTTCGGGAAACAGTGTATTTTTGCGGCACATTATTAACGAAAAAAATAAAAGGATTATGAAAGAATTGGTAGAAAAGGTAGCAGCTCTTTATGCTGACTTCTCAAAAGATGCTAACGCACAGATCGAAAACGGTAACAAAGCAGCAGGAACTCGCGCTCGTAAAGCTTCTTTGGAAATCGAAAAAGCAATGAAAGAATTCCGTAAAGCATCTTTGGAAGCTTCTAAAAAATAATTTAGAAGACTACTAGGATATTGAAAAAGAGGGCATATCGTGAAGCGATATGCCCTCTTTTTGTTTTAATGCGGAATGACTTTTTATTGTTTTAGTACGGATAGTGGCAATTATTTATAGCATAAAAAGCGGTTCGTTTGGGTGAATCGCTTTTTTAGAAAAGAGATGTCTCCCAAGATGTAAGTCCGGGCTTTTTATATTTTTGTGGTTCTTTTAAATGATTTATTTGCAATTTGTAGGGGGCAAACTTTTTTCTTCTATACGCATCTCAAATTAAATCGTATATTTGCGAAAAGAATCAAGATCGGGAATGATGAACGAAAACGTCTTAGCTAAACTGAAGATACTTGCAGAATCTGCCAAGTACGATGTTTCCTGTTCTTCCAGTGGTACGGTGCGTTCCAATAAGCCGGGAACGCTGGGAAACACTGTGGGAGGATGGGGGATATGCCACAGTTTTGCCGAGGACGGTCGATGTATCTCGCTATTGAAAATCATGCTTACCAATTATTGCATTTACGATTGTGCCTATTGCGTCAACCGTCGTAGCAACGATCTTCCCCGCGCTACCTTTTCCGTTTCGGAATTGGTGGAGCTGACGATGGAATTCTACCGTCGTAACTATATCGAAGG includes:
- a CDS encoding helix-turn-helix domain-containing protein, coding for MKLLTDTDYIHALIAEGEHQQQDFKFEISDARKIAKTLSAFANTNGGRLLIGVKDNGKIAGVRSEEEKYMIEAAAQLYCVPEVEYSLQTYIVEGRQVLVATIEETPHKPVYVKDETGKPLAYLRIKDENILATPIHLRVWQQSDSPRGELIRYTEREQLLLDQLEHGTLLSLNRYCRQTGLSRRAAEHLLAKFVRYDIVEPVFENHKFYFRIKDE
- a CDS encoding histone H1, translating into MKELVEKVAALYADFSKDANAQIENGNKAAGTRARKASLEIEKAMKEFRKASLEASKK